The Pithys albifrons albifrons isolate INPA30051 chromosome 6, PitAlb_v1, whole genome shotgun sequence region ATTGAGGTCTTTGCCCAGTGCTTAAAAACTAACGAGTTCTTTTGTGAGCCTCTGTACACCTGGCGCTCATCATCCCTGCCTCTCCTCCGGGCTATGAAACTTCCCAAAACCAAATGGAATGGCAGGAAAGCTCCGAAATTCCCCCAAAACTCTATTCCTACCTTGGTCTCGTTGCTTTAGCTTCAGCAAAATCCTGGTTTTGacatttccaaataaaaatagtCATTTTCTTCCTGGAGCCCACCTCCAAAATTCAAACGCGACCTTCAGAATAGAACATCCCCATGAATTGCTGCCacaagcagtgccaggcaggagccGCCCGGCCTTTACCTCCCCCACACAgactgtttgctgccagcaccagcagctttttggGCTGACATGTGGAAAGTCGGCCGGCACCCACGGAAttgcctttgctcccttcctaaaggaacaaagcttcCCGAGTTGCAGCCCCAACAACTCCTTCACCAGATGAGTTtattgaaacaacttttcagagcaggcattTCTGAGCGTACTCCATCAATcccaagagttcagaaaaaacactgtccgCTGTCCAAAGGAACTGTGCATGTTACACATGGGATGTTTTTACATCCTCATTTAAACCATCACATGAGCATAAATGGCACTCATTATGCAAATTGCAACAGTTCCCCTAAAAATAATTAGGGCACAAACGGAAATAGTTCTTAACCCAAGGCTGTTACAGCTGCCCCATGCCTTGGACCCCAAGACCAAGTCACTACTGTTCTGATATaaatcaacagatttttaaaaaatgttttcttgtttctttacaTTTACCTTTGatccttgtttttttaaaagaacattcttATATGGTATTTAGTGGGAAATGTAACATTTGAATATTtactaaaatataaatacttcCAAGCTTTTTTCACCTTCATTGTTCTTGACATCTTTAGCCACACTAATCTGAAGAAGCAGGTTCCATGGATTACATtagaaaaccaaccaacaaaaccctgaaaaccaccacaacccccccaccccaaaatgggACACAAAGTGGATTTGAGCAACTTACGTGTCTGGACTTCAGGAAGTGCTGCCGTCTACACGTGCACCATCAGCACAAGTTCTCATTCTTTGACTGTATTAAAAGAATTCAGCATTGAGTTTGgagttcccttttgaaaaacagtcttctgaGTTGATATTCTGAATGCAAACCACTTTTTACCTGCTCCACttggagtgcagcccagctgcttcttAAAGGTCAGGTTCCATTCCAATGTGTGTGCTCTTGAGCTCACaattttcacacagttgaaTGTTTTACCAGTTCCTTTGACCAACAGTACGatcattttattgtcaaaataagtaatttttagaaaatgaaaagcttaaTGCAACAATACATCTTTATACCCAGTGTGAAAGCAACATGATgttataaataaatgcatacaGTGTATTACACAAAGTATATTATACACATGCCATGTAACCATGGAGCAAATAACAGCAGTACAGGACTACTGATCATGGGCACAAAGTACTCTTGTAAACAAGATTTTGAGAAACTTGGAGAAAAAGGTGGCTTCTGGAAAGATGAAAATCTTGGgattccatttttgttttaaatgaagtcaatgatttttatttttcagggtgCTGTCTATAAGAATGCACTTCATATTGAAACAAAGATCAATACTATACAGTTTAAGAAACTttacatatgtacataaattacacatcaggaatggttttaaaGCTCAAAATGAGTTGTGGGAAAAGTCTCTTTTCCCTCTATTAAAATCTTTACCTCTTTCACATTGTGATCATTTGCAACTGTCTCGGCGTGATCCAGGGCTCGGGTACTCGCCAGGAACTTTATGACCTGCTGGATGTGCTCCCtaaaaggagggaggagaagtcAGTAAAGGGGTAGAACAATCAATGACATGGATTAATATCCCAACAGAAGGCTACATCATGAAAGCCATATCATAAATATTCCTGCCTCAGATTTATTAGAGTTGCTTAATTAGGGCAACAGCAGCAGATTTGTTTAAtgctgggaaaaggcaggacagaagacagaaattaaattagaacTTCCTATGAAAATAAGGCTAACTGCATGTTTCTCTCCCAATACAAACTTTTACCAAGTTTGTACTTACACCTGGTAAAAAAGGTTCTTTCAAACCTAGACACAGACTACCAAAAGAGAGAGTTCAAAAATTTCAGTGAACTTCACACACAAATTGCTACACTGATACACAAGAGTATAACAAGACTGGAAGATTCTTTATTcctgtgctgttgctgttgcCAAACCATTACAGGCCAGCAGTGATGTGTCTAATCTGAACTTCTAATTAAGCTCATTATGGGACTCGAGCAAAGTGACTCTTGGATCTAAGGCCAAAAAGTTCATCCAGCTGCTTGTGTAAACGAAATCAGAAGGTTTGTAATGTATAGGAAAGACAGTTTGCAATTCAGAAGCCATTATGCAGGAATCAGCAGGGCTCACAGGGTGAAATAGTCCAcatgcagcagctgcaaaattTGGCAGAATaaaaggtggttttgtttggaagggacaccttccatagcccaggttgcttcgagccccatccaacctgaccttggacacttaaaaggatggggcagccacagcttccctgggcaacctgtgccagtgcctcaccaccctcacagggaagaatgtcTTCCTAAAATCCAACCTAAATATCTCCTCTtgcagtttaaaaccattgccccttgAGTGGACATGATCTGCCcatataaaaagtccctctccttCCATTCTACAAAGCCCCTTAAGAGTCTGTGACACTGAGCAGTGGTACAACAGGTATCATCAGTGTTTCAGTATTTCCAGGAGGTGCTGTGTCcagacactttaaaaatatcccCATGTACCACACGGTAACATTTTGGAAGTCTCCTTTTAAAGAAGTTTCCAAAGACACTCCACAGGATGGAGACAGTTACTCATGTTTGCATGTacaggcaaaataaaacaaatgacaAGAACTGCAATTGCTTTAACTCAAGGTAATTACCTTGCATTTCTCTTCTCTACATCAGAGCAACCAATGCTGTGTCTGTAAATTGTATCAGCCAGGTGAGCAAGGTATCTACAGGAGTTTTCTAGCTGGGAAATAGTCTTGTCTCCTCTTAGATTACTGAACCACTGTTAGGAAAGCAAGCAATTACCCAGgcagaacaggaaaagaaagttaaatacAATGTAAGAAAATTCTTACAAACTATGTAACATGATTGGGGAAATCTGCCAGCTGAGATTGAGGTGACAAGACCCAACTGAGTGAAAAAATGAGAGAACTGCCAAAAAAGTATCCAAAATCCAAGCAGTGTAAACCCACAAAATACCTACACGAAATACAGGTATAAGCCAGAgaagtttctttctttagtttgtgtgttaaaaaatacaaaatctctTTTTCACTGACACTACAACTTTTGAAATACCAAACCCGAGATTTCATAGGCAACTTCAAGTTTTAaccacatttttcctttaattgcaATCTGTGATTTTAAACATTGTTTGATTTTACTTACACTTTGAGCCTTCTTCATGCTGTCCTCTCCATACTCTGAGTTTTGAAAAGCCATAAGGATGTGCCTGTTCAGCAGCCCATCTATGGACAGCTCCTGGAGTTTTATTTGAAAGGATCCCATACCACTGGAGAAAGTTTCCTAATAACTGAAAATAGGCATTTCAAGACTTACTGAAACCAGAAAGTTGATCAAACacatgaacatttaaaaaatatttaatattttaaaatatcttgcaaACCTATTCAGAATACAGTCTCCCTCACAGTGCATTACCAAAGACTAAGGATCCTCATTTAGAGATTACAGCAGCTTCCTCTACCCTTTTCCACAAATTTGAGAAGTATTTTATTGCTACACTGTCTCAGACCATTTACCAGATGTATTTACTCACCTTACCAGAGGACCAAAACTGACgttggaaaaacaaatatgGACCCGAGTTCTTGTTTTCTAAGATGCTGCAAAGTAAAGAGATTTCTTAATGAGCAACCAAGACCACATCTCTGTCTGCAATTTGCTGGTTTCCAGCACACAATTCATTTCCATAAATACTCCCTTCCATCCTTCTTGTCTTTGCTAAATTCTACCAGGAGGATAACAAAAAGATGTCCTGTATCCAGGCACTGAACCACACTGGGAAAAACCCTGTTAACTGTGGACAGAAGGCAGCAACTTGCTAAGGAAAATCTAACACCATAGTTGAAAGTAAACTTACTTTTTTGGATAGAAGGGCATGAATACATCAGCATCTAGTGTTCTCCTCATTCTTAGCAATAATGCCTTCAAAAGCATCTGAAACagatcattttatttttagatgtcCAAGGCACTGCTTAGTAGTTAAAAATCggaaattgatttttaaaacaataaagaacATTTGTGAGCCCAACAGTAAGGGCACACATATTTAAGCACACATCCAGTCTTAAAGGAAGAAGCCtataataatgaaaacatctgaACTTTGACAGGTTCCATTAAAGCCTGAACTCTTAACATCAGTTGCTGTACTCACAGAAGGCAAAGTAAAACTACCCAATTTCCAGGCACTGCATTTGAAAAGATTGCAGAGatcttaagaaagaaaacacagtatttgtAGCAGACCCTTAAAGCAAAACTGGAGACCAACAAGTCTTACATTTGGTGTATCTTTTTATCTCCAGTATCTATTTTGGGGAGGTTTCACTGAGTTCCTTCTCTTAATCTATCACCATACTTGACTGTTCACAACCAAGCTGCCGAGCAtcaaataaactgaaaacttctctttcttcctctgttttccagcattaagtatagtaaaaatatattcaaattcCTTAACTTatgcaaaaaacccaactcacttgtgtgtttttgttttctgcattcacCACTGAGGGGTATCCACCTACTGGTTTCTGTACAATTGCCACCACTCTACATGTCTGTGTGGTAGAAAAAGGATCccagatattttctgaaatcacTGTAAGAGAGTAAAGAATTACCCCACCTTGAACATACTCAAATACAGGTATTGatcattcatttatttacaaaacagtaaaatctGAAAGCGCAAACAAGCACGAGATTCCACAACCCCTTCCCCACCATTTTCCAAACCTATACCTGTTAATTTAGGAAGAACAACTCGCTCTACAATGGTAGGCAACAGTGAAATATCAGCATCATCTTTCACTTGCTCCTGCTCTTCACAGCCGTAAAACAGCAAAGGATTCAAACCACAACATTGTTTCAAAATCTCGACACTTGCCCTAATAAGAGAATTTGAGTTAGATACCTAAAAAGAGATTTGAGTCAACACATACAAGAAGCAACATGTATGCAAGGATCATACACTCACAAAACAAACTCTAAAACACTCAACCAGATGAACCAATTCACTCTCTTAGCCCACAGTCACCGACAGAATGAAAACCTAAAATAGCAGAAACCTGATTGTTTTCACAGTTGTTGCCCCACAGATTTTAACTTGTACTtacaccaaaaagaaaaccccagagATCAGGGTACAAGTGGGAATTACAGTTCAGTTGTGCAGAACTACAAAATTATACTTTCTGGATTCAAAACATCTCTTTATGAGCACCttgtattttttctaacttaACAAAGTGCTTACCAGGACCAGCAACAGTCAGGAGGGAACACAGTTAGACTTGAGAATTCTGTACCATGTCTCTAACTAacctgagttttgttttgtcagcCTGGAAACTCACTGAGAAATGACAAGGCAGAAGGGACAATGTGCAGAAACGGTTTTAAATTTAATGAGGatatatttcagattttccttGGTTTGATTAATGAAGTAAATCAtaataaattaacaaattaattaaatactCTGGATTCCCTCTGAAGAGGACTTAcacttccctccctctgcaatcagagcagaggtgacagaaaactcccttttaaaaaatttctcttAGTAGTtaagaaaacacttctgaaaaaaaaagaaaagaagagagcaGGAGTCAAAAGGTACCTGAACTGTTTGTCCTGGTGGCAGCTCATGTAAGCACAACATGCAGGCTGCAGAACGAACATGGGCCAGGATACTGGGCTGCAGCAATGTCTGCTTTTCCCTTGCTCCCCACCTGGTAACTGGGTAATGCAGACTAGGAGGGAGACTGGGATATTGCCAGCCAGAGTTCCACAGGGCATGAAGGTGCAGGggtgtcagagactgaaacggttaatgatttatgcattccAAGAAACTTTGCgggcttttgacttttgcattatacccctgatgggcagttggggccatccctgcagtgctcgAGCCCTTTTAAGGTGCAGATAAAGGAATTACAGGAGCAATTAGGAAAAGAACTCCCACAGTCGACTGATGAACGTGAAGCAGTTcggggaaaaaggaaataaatctgttGCTTCAACATtacaaaatgaggaagaaaaaaattaaaagcttgcAATGAAAAATTGTGAATTACATCAATTTGGAATACCCCAGACCGGTTGATGTTAACAAACCCCTGTATCCCTCTGAAGAACTAACAGAATTTAAGCAAGGCCATTCAGAGAACATAGTCAAAATACAGCAGTAAGGACCGTGAATCAGAAACTGAATAGCATCAATCACCCCCTGAGGGCAGCTGCCCCCAGCAGTCCAACACTGGGgtcccctcagccccaccaCAAACCTGTTTAACGGGTCCACAGTGGGCCAGATGTGTTCCTTTACAGAAACCTGCCAGACGAAGAAATGAAACCACATAAAACTACATGAAACCGATAAAACTTTCTACAGCTGCTATGATTGGTTCTCATTGTTCTATGAGAACATGAAGTAACAACAAGACTGAAAAGTTAtgctggttatttttcttttgggttgTTTGCATGTGCTTCGTCTTGAAAATGTTCTGATCCTAACAAATTTCAATATGTAAAAACCTACCACAAACATTGTGTTTGTGTTCCCCTACTCCCAAAATTGCTTGTTTCATATGAACAACTTGCTAGTAAAATTGTGTAAGATATATGCAAgtttattttgtccttttggAATAACTCTCTCAATTGAGAAACTCAACCAAATGTAACCTGGGAGTTAGTACAAGTATTTAGGCATATTTGGAATCCAACAAATATGCATTACATGCATTTGTCTTTGCCTTAAAAAACAATGCCTACCATGTTTGGTTAAATTTAACAAATAGAACTAAACGTAGGCCTAAAGGAGAATATAAGAAAGCCTTTCACCAGCTCCCAAGTAACTCAATGCTTTCTGATAACTTCAAGCATTTGTCTCCCAAGTAACTCTATGTTTTAATGTATAATTTTGCAagtatttgtgtgtttgtaacCTTATTAATGTCACGTGTGCATaatttccagcatttctgtATGTTTGTAACTTTTTAATGTTCATTTGTGTTATTAATGTTAAGAAATTTAATTGTAACTACTGAAATCCTATAATGCCCCCCCACTACCACTCACggagcagagaaataaaattgttttccttaagGGGGGGAATCCCGTGCACGGGGggcttcccttcctttcctttcctcttctgtctcCCTGTCCACTATATAAAAATCACCGCCCTCAGTGAAGCTTCACGGAGAACgacaaagaaaaattgttatTGAATGCAGACATGGCTGGGTGCTGTCAGACTGacggttaatgatttatgcattctaagaaacttggcaggcttttgacttttgcattatacccctgatgggcagttggggccatcccttcctccagggCTGAAGAGGCAAGAGgagcccttgccctgccctccgGCGAATATGGGGGGTCGcagaaaacaaccccctgcctcgGAGGGAGGTGCAGAGGGCATGCTGAGGGTAGAAAATGGACTGGGGATTTTGGGAATTTGGGTTCTGTTCTTCGACCCCGCCGACCGCAGGACCGTTGAGATGCAACGCTGGATCCCCGGGCGGTGACTGTGTAACCTTTCCATTCTCACCTtctctcatctcttcttttccctgctgttctggacccttctcctgtctttcttccccctgtGCATCTTTTCCCCCCCACtaaggttattttctatgtcacaCTATAcggaattgttaaaataaacaccgATCATATGGTGTCGGTTCACTTTAATCCACCCCAAAGGCAATGACTAAAAACAAACTCGGTTACCCCCGtccccttcccaggagcaggTCGTGACAAcattattataaataataacAGCAACACTAAATATGAAGCAGTCAGGGGCACAGGTTTTACCAAACAGCTGAAGACAATTCAGCTCTACGCTCAAAAGACAACAACAATTCACCATCCTACTGCATCccattgaaataaaaactgacaATGATTACTtgatttttccctcctcctcccacctccaTTTTAGAAAACCTTGTGGTGTCCCGTGGGCTGCTGGTTCTGAATCTGATGGTACCTTTGTCGTGCTGAAAGCACTGAATTCCAAACAGTATCTGGCCAAATAATGTCACAATAAATGAAATGCTCCAGCTGGACTGACccatcagctcctgcttttgCAGCTCACTGTGCAGACAAATACAGCAACAGCCTCCTCCTGAAACAGCAAAACTCTGTGAATGCCCCTAAGAAGCAGGAGAGGACAGAAGTCACATCTTACAAGTTCAACGGACTGGAATGCCAGGTGAGGTACAGGGAGGCTGAGAAAGTTTCCAGGTGTAGAATCCTTAAAAACCAACTACCAGCAAAGCAAGGGTATGTTGTAGGAAAGCAACTGTAGCTGCTGCTAATTTAACAACCAGGCTCGTTAATTTGCTGTCAAATGGCTGGGATTGATTTATTTACTAGTGGAGCTAGGTAGGCCAAAAACCCTCCTTCAAACCGAACTGAAATTGTTACACAACTTCTTAATAATATGTTTTCCTGGTTATACAAAATCTGTCAGACTCAGGAGTGTGGCTTCCTCAGTGAACAATCAATGGCAACTAATTAGTCACACTAATCAATCACTTGGATGAACTAACTGGTTCACACTTCCCAGGTTTGTTCACAACACAGTCTTCACTTTACAGGACTGCAGACTGgtctctcccagttccagggaCACTGGACAATTAATATCTACCCCATTAACACCCAGAATGCTTTTCTGTTCCCCTCCCACACCCACCGAGCTGGGCAAACAGCAGCTTAAAGTGCTTGGTCATTCCGACAGGTTCTATATTTAGAAGCTACTGTGCTACTGTATTCAAGTCAGAAGACAACAGAGAAACAGCCCATGTACTGCCAGCTGAATTCCACAGCTCCTGTGTGTgcctaatatatatatatataaatacagaaatgggTAATACATTCAGGAGCTCCTACAATATTTACCACAAAGTAAGTAATCCAACCATTGTGAAAATCTTGAGAAAAAACTAATTATGTTTTTGAGTTGGACATACACATGAAAGAAGGATATTTTCAAGTCTGGGTGTCTCTGAACAGCCACTTTACTTTTACAACTCTTCTCCCTCAGACCAGAGTAATACCAAGTGACGCCTGGCAGAAGGAAGTCTATAATAATACAGAAGACAAAAGTCTGTCACTGTGTACACAAAACATTCCAGAAACTAACAAGATCATAGTTCAGCCCTTATTTTTGCTAACCTGACATCcaacaaaagtaaaaagcagCATCTGAGTAAACTTGAAATGCCAGAGTATCTACCAAAGTCCTCTAGACAGAAAATCTGCAAGTTTTTAGGCAATCTAAAGTCACTGACCTCGTACACTGTGAAGTTTCTGACAACCAGCTCAGCATGATGAGAAGTTCTTTTCAACCCTGGAATGACCAAACCTTTAGAAGAGTAGTATGTTCTCAGGGtttgaaaacagaggaaaatgtgCTCTTTGGCAGGAACTAtgagactcttttttttttaagagatgaaTGTTTTTGCATCCTTACCTTTTCTCTGAAACACTCAAGCAAGTCTTGGACATTCCCTCGCATTTCCTGCAAAAACTTACACTGTTCACCAGTACCCCCAAAGACTCTTCTA contains the following coding sequences:
- the LOC139673015 gene encoding PAX3- and PAX7-binding protein 1-like; the encoded protein is MTKHFKLLFAQLGGYCLEFSAFSTTKVSVKEHIWPTVDPLNRASVEILKQCCGLNPLLFYGCEEQEQVKDDADISLLPTIVERVVLPKLTVISENIWDPFSTTQTCRVVAIVQKPVGGYPSVVNAENKNTQMLLKALLLRMRRTLDADVFMPFYPKNILENKNSGPYLFFQRQFWSSGKLLGNFLQWYGILSNKTPGAVHRWAAEQAHPYGFSKLRVWRGQHEEGSKWSTSSRS